In the Salinisphaera sp. T31B1 genome, one interval contains:
- a CDS encoding DUF1365 domain-containing protein: MSRPGYLYRCHVMHRRPGAPRYRFVYRSYYLLLDIDAIDDACAASPLLSRNRFNLLSFHDAEHGAHRDGASLRDWVDKRLAERDIRLGAGRVRLLTMPRVLGYGFHPISVFYCQDEADHLRAIIVEVHNTFGEHHVYVLDDEGRPMTWGGAAYKAKRFHVSPFFDRSGGYRFHFAEPGPRLGVGIRLYDDSGQTLRLATTLTGECRALNSAEILRAGLAVPLLTLKVSAAIHWQALKIWARGAIFHRKPEQERPPIS, translated from the coding sequence ATGAGCCGGCCTGGATATCTGTATCGATGTCACGTGATGCATCGGCGCCCGGGGGCGCCGCGGTATCGCTTCGTCTATCGCAGCTACTACCTGCTGCTGGATATCGATGCGATCGATGACGCCTGTGCTGCCTCGCCGCTTTTGTCGCGTAACCGATTCAATCTGTTGTCGTTTCATGACGCCGAGCACGGCGCGCATCGTGACGGTGCGTCGCTGCGCGACTGGGTCGACAAACGGCTGGCCGAACGTGACATCCGTCTCGGTGCGGGGCGCGTGCGGCTGCTGACCATGCCACGCGTACTGGGTTACGGATTCCACCCGATCAGCGTGTTCTATTGTCAGGACGAGGCAGACCATCTGCGCGCAATCATCGTCGAAGTGCACAACACCTTCGGTGAGCACCATGTCTATGTGCTCGACGACGAAGGCCGCCCGATGACGTGGGGCGGAGCCGCCTACAAGGCCAAGCGCTTCCACGTGTCGCCGTTCTTCGATCGCAGCGGCGGCTATCGTTTTCATTTCGCCGAACCCGGGCCGCGGCTTGGCGTGGGCATCCGCTTGTACGATGACAGCGGCCAGACGCTGCGTCTGGCGACGACGCTGACCGGCGAATGCCGGGCCTTGAACAGTGCCGAAATTCTGCGCGCGGGCCTGGCCGTACCCTTGCTGACGCTCAAGGTCAGCGCGGCCATTCACTGGCAGGCCCTCAAGATCTGGGCCAGGGGCGCGATATTTCATCGTAAGCCCGAGCAAGAACGGCCGCCCATATCCTAA
- a CDS encoding cyclopropane-fatty-acyl-phospholipid synthase family protein, translating to MYSIYHATKQQGVPQTWRERQVVKRLDRVHTGRLEVVLPNGSLAIFQGHRPGPSASLTIRSPAMVTRLFKAGSVGFAEGYMNGEWDCPDLAGLIYLLHLNEDSLEPDFSRLQHVYTVLSAIRHRLRRNSRRGSRRNIAYHYDLGNDFYADWLDETWTYSAALFDHPDEDLAAAQRRKYQRLLERLDTRPGQHVLEIGCGWGGFARYAARHAGVSVTGLTLSTEQLDYARRRTRDEGLADAVDFELRDYRDVHRQYDHVVSIEMYEAVGEAYWPAYFRAIHDALRPGGRAAIQAITIEHARFAYYRANVDFIQEYIFPGGMLASPEIFADQARRQGLTTRESDFYRRDYARTLMRWDKAVVAARDTIVATRGAPFYRMWRYYLAYCAAGFTSGNIDLMQTCLERPADSVGTR from the coding sequence ATGTATTCGATCTATCACGCAACCAAGCAGCAGGGTGTGCCGCAGACTTGGCGCGAGCGCCAGGTCGTCAAGCGTCTGGACCGGGTTCATACGGGCCGGCTGGAGGTGGTCTTGCCCAACGGTTCGCTGGCGATCTTCCAAGGGCATCGGCCCGGCCCGTCGGCGTCGTTGACGATCCGCTCGCCGGCCATGGTCACGCGTTTGTTCAAGGCGGGCTCGGTCGGGTTTGCCGAAGGCTACATGAACGGCGAATGGGACTGCCCGGACCTGGCGGGACTGATCTATCTGCTGCACCTCAACGAAGATTCGCTCGAACCCGATTTTTCCCGGCTGCAACACGTATACACGGTACTCAGCGCGATTCGCCACCGGCTGCGACGCAATTCGCGGCGTGGCTCTCGTCGCAACATCGCCTATCACTACGATCTCGGCAACGATTTCTATGCCGACTGGCTCGACGAGACCTGGACCTACTCGGCCGCCCTGTTCGATCACCCTGATGAGGATCTGGCGGCCGCCCAGCGGCGCAAATATCAACGATTGCTGGAACGGCTCGATACACGGCCGGGCCAGCACGTACTCGAGATCGGCTGCGGCTGGGGGGGCTTTGCACGCTACGCGGCGCGTCATGCCGGTGTGTCGGTCACCGGGCTGACGCTGTCCACCGAGCAGCTGGACTATGCGCGGCGTCGAACACGCGACGAAGGTCTAGCGGATGCCGTGGACTTCGAGCTGCGCGACTATCGCGATGTACACAGGCAATACGACCATGTCGTGTCGATCGAGATGTACGAAGCGGTAGGCGAGGCCTACTGGCCGGCGTATTTCCGTGCCATTCATGATGCCCTGCGGCCCGGCGGACGGGCGGCGATCCAGGCGATCACGATCGAACACGCACGGTTTGCCTACTACCGTGCCAACGTGGACTTCATCCAGGAATACATCTTTCCGGGGGGCATGCTGGCCTCGCCGGAGATCTTCGCCGATCAGGCGCGTAGGCAGGGGCTGACCACCCGCGAGAGCGATTTCTACCGGCGTGACTATGCCCGTACGCTGATGCGCTGGGACAAAGCGGTCGTCGCCGCGCGCGATACGATCGTGGCCACCCGGGGGGCGCCTTTCTATCGCATGTGGCGCTACTACCTGGCTTACTGTGCAGCCGGTTTCACCTCCGGAAACATCGATCTGATGCAGACCTGTCTCGAGCGGCCGGCCGATTCGGTGGGCACGCGGTGA
- a CDS encoding MFS transporter: MSRHRYPLGQLIPYGLLGLPLAALGLPLTVFLPPFYSQMPGLNTGIVGVMIFAARLFDVLTDPAIGTLSDRTGLSIGRRRPYIALGTPILMIAAWFLFVPGDSASALYLLLWSMLAYLGWTLIYLPYTTMGAEMSSDYDERTRITAWREGFFVLGTMVAIMLPAGISRVAGGQAAGLEAIAFFLLVALPVTAGLFLWRVPEPRGDRSRVKWAESVRLLAANAPFRRLLIAYLLNGAANGLPAALFLFFVTGILGASQATAGIFLAIYFLSAVLGLPVWFRIGRHWSKHRLWCASMLWVAFVFVFTVTLSSNTYSLVAYTLICILGGSCLGVDQATAASIQADVIDEDTAAGGDGRAGLYFGLWGMATKLAFAVALGIAYPLLWLAGFDAGADNDPGALWTLAALYGLLPVAIKLGVVAFMWNFPLDRQRHAALRQTIERGQG; the protein is encoded by the coding sequence GTGAGCCGGCATCGGTATCCGCTTGGCCAACTGATCCCTTACGGTCTGCTCGGTCTGCCGCTGGCCGCGCTGGGCCTGCCACTGACCGTGTTTCTGCCGCCGTTCTACTCTCAGATGCCCGGGCTCAACACGGGCATCGTCGGCGTGATGATCTTTGCGGCCCGACTGTTCGACGTGCTCACCGACCCGGCGATCGGTACGCTGTCGGATCGCACCGGCTTGTCGATCGGGCGGCGCCGGCCGTATATCGCGCTGGGCACGCCGATCCTGATGATCGCGGCTTGGTTTCTGTTCGTGCCCGGTGACAGCGCGAGTGCGCTCTATCTGCTGCTGTGGAGCATGCTGGCCTATCTGGGCTGGACGCTGATTTATCTGCCGTATACGACCATGGGCGCCGAGATGTCGTCGGACTACGACGAACGCACGCGTATCACCGCCTGGCGTGAAGGCTTTTTTGTTCTTGGCACCATGGTCGCCATCATGCTGCCGGCGGGAATTAGTCGAGTGGCCGGCGGTCAGGCGGCCGGCCTCGAAGCCATCGCATTCTTCCTGCTCGTCGCACTCCCGGTGACCGCCGGTCTGTTTCTCTGGCGCGTGCCCGAACCCCGCGGCGATCGGTCGCGCGTCAAGTGGGCCGAAAGCGTACGGCTGCTGGCGGCGAACGCGCCGTTTCGACGGCTTCTGATCGCCTATTTGCTCAACGGCGCGGCCAACGGGCTGCCGGCCGCCCTGTTCCTGTTTTTCGTGACCGGCATACTTGGGGCCAGTCAGGCCACGGCCGGTATCTTCCTGGCGATCTATTTTCTGTCGGCCGTGCTCGGCCTGCCGGTGTGGTTTCGGATCGGCCGGCACTGGAGCAAGCATCGGCTGTGGTGTGCGTCGATGCTCTGGGTCGCTTTCGTCTTCGTGTTCACGGTGACGCTTTCCAGCAATACCTACAGTCTCGTGGCCTACACGCTGATCTGCATTCTGGGCGGGTCTTGTCTGGGTGTGGACCAGGCAACAGCCGCCTCCATTCAGGCCGATGTGATCGACGAGGATACGGCCGCCGGCGGCGATGGGCGGGCCGGCTTGTATTTCGGCCTGTGGGGCATGGCCACCAAGCTGGCCTTCGCGGTGGCGCTGGGGATCGCCTATCCGCTGCTTTGGCTGGCCGGCTTCGACGCCGGGGCAGACAACGACCCGGGTGCGCTGTGGACGCTGGCTGCGCTCTACGGCCTGCTGCCGGTCGCAATCAAGCTGGGGGTGGTCGCTTTCATGTGGAACTTCCCGCTGGATCGCCAGCGCCACGCGGCACTGCGCCAGACCATCGAGCGCGGACAGGGTTGA
- a CDS encoding SCO family protein: protein MTRKPSIRCSLAWLALVLTLLTAGCGSDAPDYNAHDIQGVMPDLALDLVSESGAPIDAEDFQGDTTLLFFGYTNCPDICPATMARIRAALGGLDDAARKRIKVLFVSVDPERDTPERIQRFTSSFGPDFTGATGSQDQLKQLAKRYRVTYGYGEPNDNGFYLVSHSSAIFVFDPQGRARLLVNQNESVDALTKDLNTLMDHLDDAPPKANG from the coding sequence ATGACCCGAAAGCCTTCAATCCGTTGCTCGCTGGCCTGGCTGGCGCTGGTTCTGACATTGTTGACTGCCGGCTGCGGCAGCGATGCCCCCGATTACAATGCGCACGATATTCAGGGGGTGATGCCCGATCTGGCGCTGGACCTGGTCAGCGAATCCGGTGCACCGATCGATGCCGAGGATTTTCAGGGCGACACTACCCTGCTGTTTTTCGGCTATACCAACTGCCCGGATATCTGCCCCGCCACAATGGCGCGTATTCGTGCCGCGCTGGGCGGGCTGGACGACGCCGCGCGCAAGCGTATCAAGGTACTGTTCGTCAGCGTTGACCCGGAGCGGGACACACCCGAACGTATCCAGCGTTTCACATCAAGCTTCGGCCCGGACTTCACCGGCGCCACCGGCAGCCAGGATCAACTCAAGCAACTGGCCAAGCGTTATCGGGTCACCTACGGCTACGGCGAGCCAAACGACAACGGCTTCTATCTGGTCTCGCACAGCAGCGCGATCTTTGTGTTCGACCCCCAGGGCCGGGCACGACTGCTGGTCAATCAGAACGAAAGCGTGGACGCGCTGACCAAAGACCTGAATACGCTCATGGATCATCTCGACGACGCCCCACCCAAAGCCAACGGCTGA
- a CDS encoding cytochrome c oxidase assembly protein, with the protein MSLSEILLWITPWEPLPWLIGVFALTAACYGRGLARRRRARDILPAIAFFVGLASMYIVMQTYVDYYAQYMFFIHRGQHLILHHLGPFLIALSMPTAVLAAGAPRWLAGGLRWVAELPPIALAYRIVQHPVISAVLFVGLIYFWLWPAVHFTAMLSARDYWVMNLSMAVDGLLFWWFMLDPRRPGTTATTYSVGLRIIVLWAVMPPQIALGAYIALADHTVYDVYAVCGRAFPISPIVDQQLGGLITWIPAAMMSVVATLVLLRFGFRHEREPEHRAGPDRRKPAVVASESLSI; encoded by the coding sequence ATGTCGCTTTCCGAAATCCTGCTCTGGATCACGCCCTGGGAGCCACTACCCTGGCTGATCGGCGTATTCGCGCTGACCGCTGCCTGCTACGGGCGCGGGCTGGCCCGTCGGCGGCGGGCACGCGATATCCTGCCGGCGATCGCGTTCTTCGTTGGGCTGGCATCCATGTATATCGTCATGCAGACGTATGTCGACTACTACGCCCAGTACATGTTCTTCATACACCGCGGGCAGCATCTGATCCTGCACCATCTCGGCCCGTTCCTGATCGCTCTGTCGATGCCGACGGCCGTGCTGGCCGCGGGCGCCCCGCGGTGGCTGGCCGGCGGCCTGCGCTGGGTCGCTGAACTGCCGCCGATCGCTCTGGCCTACCGTATCGTCCAGCATCCGGTGATCAGTGCCGTGTTGTTCGTGGGCCTGATCTATTTCTGGCTATGGCCGGCGGTACATTTCACCGCGATGCTCTCGGCGCGCGACTACTGGGTGATGAACCTGTCCATGGCAGTCGACGGCCTGCTTTTCTGGTGGTTCATGCTCGACCCGCGCCGGCCCGGCACCACTGCCACCACCTATTCGGTCGGCCTGCGTATCATCGTGCTCTGGGCGGTGATGCCCCCTCAGATCGCACTTGGCGCTTATATTGCGCTCGCCGACCACACGGTCTACGACGTCTACGCGGTCTGTGGACGGGCCTTTCCGATCTCTCCGATCGTCGATCAGCAGCTCGGCGGTTTGATCACCTGGATTCCCGCGGCGATGATGAGCGTCGTTGCCACCCTGGTCCTGTTGCGCTTCGGCTTTCGCCACGAGCGCGAACCCGAGCATCGGGCCGGCCCGGATCGACGTAAACCCGCGGTGGTTGCCTCCGAGAGCCTGTCCATATGA
- a CDS encoding SDR family NAD(P)-dependent oxidoreductase: MSTHRVVWITGASSGIGAALAREMADHGWQVAASGRDRARLASVCEHLPAAIHAFPLDVTDRAANRSVVAAIESRLGPIDLAVFNAGVGSAFSVDRFDAEDVFSRMQINYGGAVNGIDAVLASMRSRRAGHIALTASVAGFRGMPGAAPYCASKAAMIALAESLRPDLAARGIDISVITPGFVATPLTAKNRFPMPFIIEPDEAARRIRRGLAARRFEITFPRRLSYMLKVLQRLPYAAYFPLIQRIAGRNS; encoded by the coding sequence ATGAGCACTCATCGCGTGGTCTGGATTACCGGTGCCAGCTCCGGCATCGGCGCCGCACTGGCCCGCGAGATGGCCGACCATGGCTGGCAGGTCGCAGCTTCCGGCCGCGATCGGGCGCGTCTGGCAAGCGTTTGTGAGCACCTTCCCGCAGCGATCCACGCCTTTCCGCTGGACGTCACGGACCGCGCCGCCAACCGGTCCGTGGTTGCCGCGATCGAGTCACGACTCGGGCCGATCGATCTCGCGGTATTCAACGCCGGCGTCGGCAGCGCTTTTTCTGTCGATCGGTTCGACGCCGAGGATGTCTTCTCGCGCATGCAGATCAACTACGGGGGCGCGGTCAACGGCATCGATGCGGTACTGGCGAGCATGCGCTCGCGTCGCGCGGGCCATATCGCGCTGACGGCGAGCGTGGCGGGATTTCGTGGCATGCCGGGTGCCGCCCCCTACTGTGCGTCCAAAGCGGCGATGATCGCCCTCGCCGAAAGCCTCAGGCCCGACCTGGCCGCGCGCGGGATCGATATCAGCGTCATCACACCCGGATTCGTGGCCACACCGCTGACCGCCAAGAATCGCTTCCCCATGCCGTTTATCATCGAGCCGGACGAAGCGGCGCGCCGCATACGGCGCGGCCTTGCCGCGCGCCGGTTCGAAATCACGTTTCCGCGGCGCCTGTCGTATATGCTCAAGGTGTTGCAGCGGCTGCCCTATGCCGCCTATTTCCCGCTCATCCAGCGCATCGCAGGTCGCAATTCATGA
- a CDS encoding acetyltransferase produces MKTLLANLRGGFAVIGMIAVTLIGFIPLLPASLVKLAAPWPWLRDPATRVVLWVARWWARGVNGVILAASQTHVIYDQQVPDNPDGRYVLISNHQCWADVMLLCHVVEPQLPFPRYFIKEPLRWLPVVGLACWALDFPFMKRHSRAEIEKDPSLRTRDMDTVRRSCEVFRDWPVSIVNYAEGTRSTAAKRAAANSPYRALLPPKAGGTAFTINAMHDVLDGVLDMTVAYVNTPEPTFWDLLCGRIERVMIRVRRLDIPGDLLEGDYMGDPEYRARFKRWLEDVWAEKDIEVAALQDPSQSATRFSQIESSG; encoded by the coding sequence ATGAAGACTCTGCTGGCCAACCTGCGCGGCGGTTTTGCCGTAATTGGCATGATCGCCGTGACGCTGATCGGGTTCATTCCGCTGCTGCCGGCCAGCCTGGTCAAGCTGGCGGCGCCGTGGCCCTGGCTTCGCGACCCGGCGACCCGGGTCGTACTCTGGGTGGCGCGCTGGTGGGCCCGCGGCGTCAACGGCGTGATACTGGCGGCCAGCCAAACGCACGTGATCTACGACCAACAGGTGCCGGACAATCCCGACGGGCGCTATGTACTGATTTCCAATCATCAGTGCTGGGCCGACGTCATGCTGCTCTGCCATGTGGTCGAGCCGCAGCTACCCTTTCCCCGGTATTTCATCAAGGAGCCGCTGCGCTGGCTACCGGTGGTGGGCCTGGCCTGCTGGGCGTTGGATTTTCCGTTCATGAAACGACATAGTCGGGCGGAAATCGAGAAGGATCCGTCGCTGCGTACCCGCGACATGGATACCGTACGCCGCTCCTGCGAGGTCTTTCGCGACTGGCCCGTATCGATCGTCAACTACGCCGAAGGCACCCGGTCGACGGCGGCCAAGCGTGCCGCGGCGAATTCGCCCTATCGTGCACTCCTGCCGCCCAAGGCCGGCGGCACCGCATTCACGATCAATGCCATGCACGATGTGCTCGATGGCGTACTCGACATGACCGTGGCCTATGTGAACACGCCGGAACCGACGTTCTGGGACCTGCTGTGCGGACGCATCGAACGGGTGATGATCCGGGTACGCCGGCTGGATATTCCCGGCGATCTGCTCGAGGGCGACTACATGGGCGATCCCGAATACCGCGCTCGTTTCAAGCGCTGGCTGGAAGACGTGTGGGCCGAAAAGGATATCGAAGTCGCCGCACTTCAGGATCCGTCACAATCCGCCACCCGGTTTTCGCAGATCGAGTCGTCCGGATGA
- the hemE gene encoding uroporphyrinogen decarboxylase, whose amino-acid sequence MSHDRLLRALRRQPVDATPVWLMRQAGRYLPEYRALREKAGSFLDLCQNPELACEVTLQPLRRFPLDGAILFSDILTIPEAMGLGLYFKAGEGPHFEHPVRTPEAIDRLGVPDMADDLGYVPAAVKLIRRELDGKTPLIGFAGSPWTLATYMVEGGPSKTYQHVKALMYNEPAALHRLLDVLARSVAAYLNAQIAAGAQAVQIFDTWGGVLTPGAYREFSLAYMQRIVDQLDAAPDGSDVPTILFTKGGGPWLEAMADTGCHALGLDWTIEIDEARQRVGDRVALQGNLDPAMLYARPEVIREHVADVLRRFGDHPGHVFNLGHGVTPQVDPEHVAALVEAVHSLSAR is encoded by the coding sequence ATGTCTCACGACCGTCTTCTGCGCGCGCTTCGTCGTCAGCCTGTCGATGCCACGCCCGTCTGGCTGATGCGCCAGGCCGGACGCTACCTGCCCGAGTACCGCGCCCTGCGTGAAAAGGCAGGAAGCTTTCTCGATCTGTGTCAGAACCCGGAGCTTGCCTGCGAGGTCACCCTCCAGCCGTTGCGGCGGTTTCCCCTGGACGGGGCGATTCTGTTTTCCGATATCCTCACCATTCCCGAGGCCATGGGATTGGGGCTGTACTTCAAGGCCGGTGAAGGCCCGCATTTCGAGCACCCGGTACGCACACCGGAGGCGATCGACCGGCTCGGCGTTCCCGACATGGCCGACGACCTGGGCTATGTGCCGGCGGCGGTCAAGCTGATCCGCCGTGAACTCGACGGCAAAACGCCGCTGATCGGCTTCGCCGGCAGTCCGTGGACGCTGGCGACCTATATGGTCGAGGGGGGGCCGTCCAAGACCTATCAGCACGTCAAGGCGCTCATGTACAACGAGCCAGCAGCTCTGCACCGCCTGCTCGACGTGCTTGCCCGCTCGGTGGCCGCCTATCTCAACGCCCAGATCGCCGCCGGCGCCCAGGCCGTTCAGATTTTCGACACCTGGGGCGGCGTGCTGACGCCCGGTGCGTATCGCGAATTCTCGCTGGCCTACATGCAACGCATCGTCGATCAGCTCGATGCCGCGCCGGACGGCAGCGATGTGCCGACGATTCTGTTCACCAAGGGCGGCGGCCCCTGGCTGGAAGCGATGGCCGATACCGGCTGTCATGCACTGGGTCTGGACTGGACGATCGAAATCGACGAGGCTCGACAACGCGTCGGCGACCGCGTTGCCCTCCAAGGCAATCTGGACCCGGCCATGCTCTACGCCCGGCCCGAAGTGATCCGCGAACACGTGGCCGATGTACTCAGACGATTCGGCGATCATCCCGGTCACGTATTCAACCTCGGCCATGGGGTCACGCCTCAGGTCGATCCCGAACACGTCGCCGCGCTGGTTGAAGCCGTGCATAGCCTGTCGGCGCGCTGA
- the pyrF gene encoding orotidine-5'-phosphate decarboxylase encodes MADIAPSDRLIFALDVPDAAQARQLVERLDDTVTFYKVGLELAMAPGYFELVDWLKTRGKKVFVDVKLFDVPATVAAAVRRLSARDVDFITVHGNQAVMEAAAGARSGSARILAVTALTSLDQGDLDDMGFACDIETLVLSRARRALAAGCDGVVSSGMEIARLRAHAPDKLITVTPGIRPVHNDERPPDDQKRVMTPTQAITAGADYLVVGRPIRDADDPGAAAAAIQAEIAQALTPHQPA; translated from the coding sequence ATGGCCGATATCGCCCCCTCGGATCGCCTGATCTTCGCCCTGGACGTGCCAGACGCCGCACAGGCTCGCCAGCTGGTCGAGCGTCTGGACGATACGGTGACCTTCTACAAGGTCGGCCTGGAGTTGGCCATGGCCCCGGGCTATTTCGAACTCGTTGACTGGCTCAAGACACGCGGCAAGAAGGTTTTCGTGGATGTGAAGCTGTTCGACGTGCCGGCCACCGTGGCCGCCGCGGTCAGGCGGTTGAGCGCGCGCGACGTGGATTTCATCACCGTGCACGGCAATCAGGCTGTCATGGAAGCGGCCGCCGGCGCGCGGTCGGGCAGCGCGCGTATCCTGGCAGTAACCGCGCTGACCAGTCTGGATCAGGGCGATCTCGACGACATGGGCTTTGCCTGCGACATCGAAACGCTGGTGCTCTCGCGCGCCCGCCGCGCGCTGGCCGCCGGCTGCGACGGCGTGGTGTCGTCGGGCATGGAGATCGCCCGGCTACGGGCCCATGCGCCCGACAAGCTGATTACCGTCACGCCCGGCATCCGGCCGGTGCACAATGACGAACGCCCGCCGGACGATCAGAAACGCGTGATGACGCCGACCCAGGCGATCACCGCCGGCGCCGACTATCTGGTGGTCGGGCGTCCGATACGCGATGCCGACGACCCGGGCGCGGCCGCCGCGGCCATCCAGGCCGAGATTGCGCAGGCACTGACGCCACACCAGCCCGCGTAG
- a CDS encoding FAD-dependent oxidoreductase: MAKNHLQFLDMPRQDPKKVEVPVRIHEFAEIYGQFDKETAAQQSGRCISCGNPYCEWKCPVHNYIPNWLKLVNEGNLFEAAELSHQTNTLPEICGRICPQDRLCEGACTMNDGFGAITIGSVEKYITDEAFKQGWRPDVSNVVWTDRKVAVIGAGPAGLGAADILVRNGVKAVVFDKYPRIGGLLTFGIPPFKLEKDVVETRREVMEGMGVEFRLGVEVGKDVQIDDLMDEYDAVFLGMGTYTYMKGGFPGEDLKGVHEALPFLVANINRELGLEVSPHDFINMKGKRVVVLGGGDTAMDCNRTSIRHGAKEVVCAYRRDEGNMPGSAREVQNAKEEGVQFLFNRQPVEIVGDTHVEGIKVVTTKLGAPDERGRQRPEPVPGTEEVIDADAVIIAFGFRPNPQDWFDPHHIDIDDGGRVIAPEKGRFKYQTTNPKIFAGGDMVRGSDLVVTAVFEGREAAKGILDYLEV, translated from the coding sequence ATGGCAAAGAATCATCTGCAGTTCCTCGATATGCCGCGCCAAGACCCGAAAAAGGTCGAGGTGCCGGTGCGTATCCACGAGTTCGCCGAAATCTACGGCCAGTTCGACAAGGAGACGGCCGCCCAGCAGTCCGGCCGCTGTATTTCCTGTGGCAATCCCTACTGCGAATGGAAATGCCCGGTCCACAACTACATTCCGAACTGGTTGAAACTGGTCAACGAGGGCAATCTGTTCGAGGCCGCCGAGCTATCGCATCAGACCAACACGCTGCCCGAGATCTGCGGCCGGATCTGTCCGCAGGATCGCCTGTGTGAAGGCGCATGCACCATGAACGACGGCTTCGGTGCCATCACCATCGGCTCGGTGGAAAAATACATCACCGACGAAGCCTTCAAGCAGGGCTGGCGACCGGACGTCTCGAACGTGGTCTGGACCGACCGCAAGGTCGCGGTCATCGGCGCGGGCCCGGCGGGTCTGGGGGCCGCCGACATCCTGGTTCGCAACGGCGTCAAGGCCGTGGTGTTCGACAAGTATCCGCGTATCGGCGGCCTGCTGACCTTCGGCATTCCGCCCTTCAAACTTGAAAAGGACGTCGTCGAGACCCGTCGCGAAGTCATGGAAGGCATGGGCGTGGAGTTCCGTCTCGGCGTCGAAGTGGGCAAGGATGTCCAGATCGATGACCTGATGGACGAATACGATGCCGTATTCCTGGGCATGGGCACCTACACCTACATGAAGGGCGGCTTTCCCGGCGAGGACCTCAAGGGCGTGCACGAAGCCCTGCCCTTCCTGGTCGCCAACATCAATCGCGAGTTGGGGCTGGAAGTCAGCCCCCACGACTTCATCAACATGAAGGGCAAGCGCGTGGTGGTGCTCGGCGGCGGCGACACCGCCATGGATTGCAACCGGACCTCGATCCGCCACGGTGCCAAGGAAGTCGTCTGCGCCTATCGTCGCGACGAAGGCAACATGCCCGGTTCGGCACGGGAAGTGCAGAACGCCAAGGAAGAAGGCGTACAGTTCCTGTTCAATCGCCAGCCTGTAGAGATCGTGGGCGACACCCATGTCGAAGGCATCAAGGTGGTGACCACCAAGCTCGGCGCGCCCGACGAACGCGGACGCCAGCGCCCCGAGCCGGTGCCCGGCACCGAGGAAGTCATCGACGCCGATGCGGTGATCATCGCTTTCGGGTTCCGCCCCAACCCGCAGGACTGGTTCGATCCGCACCATATCGACATCGACGACGGCGGGCGCGTGATCGCACCGGAAAAAGGCCGCTTCAAATACCAGACCACCAATCCGAAGATCTTCGCCGGTGGCGACATGGTCCGCGGCTCGGATCTGGTCGTCACGGCCGTGTTCGAAGGCCGTGAAGCAGCCAAGGGAATCCTCGACTATCTCGAAGTCTAG